The following proteins come from a genomic window of Larimichthys crocea isolate SSNF chromosome XV, L_crocea_2.0, whole genome shotgun sequence:
- the LOC104918354 gene encoding helicase ARIP4 isoform X2, with product MSDEEEERLNGSKGEREICYITDEDEDNDGDDEDEDQSHSAPFSTENEAQGGDSAAWQCTPPPSTSPSGETPAHPPASQLSRPQSRPVSQSPSPPSVLTGAKKRGSKPTHMRRNIRKLLRDHQLEAVTKAAQQDELERRRRLEHQRQQEFPVPLLPEYTTGDVTKHVSVSSASAASQQEVKSVRQEVICLDSSSTGISEDDSKTNIPTSITTEHTRKTDVIELSSGEDDAVVQVSNESTSVEEREPSGSHANDALNQPDTHGRVLVNLNHPTTENDVFLSPQLARAVKPHQIGGIRFLYDNLVESVERFNSSTGFGCILAHSMGLGKTLQVISFIDVLFRHTQAHTVLAIVPVNTLQNWLSEFNMWVPPPEALPPDTDPGLVTPRTFKVHILNDEHKNTTTRATVVENWARDGGVLLMGYEMYRLLSLKKSFVAGRKKKSKKAAGPVVIDLDEEDRQQELLKGIEKALARPGPDVVICDEGHRIKNCHASTSQALKNIRTRRRVVLTGYPLQNNLIEYWCMVDFVRPDFLGTRQEFSNMFERPILNGQCVDSTPQDVQLMRYRSHVLHSLLEGFVQRRGHDVLKDQLPSKEEHVILVRLSPLQRALYTEFMNRFREAGNTGWLSLNPLKAFCVCCKIWNHPDVLYEALQKENLASDQDLDLDDITSTGPARCPTAPNQKAKPLENHNPIGGLSLNQLQEKANQVVTYEWAKDIMCDYKPGILENSAKMVLLFHLIEESVRKGDKLLVFSQSLSTLTVIEDFLVKRPVPPSPNTSGRDRPNQNWVRNLNYYRLDGSTTASERERLINQFNDPSNTSALVFLLSTRAGCLGVNLIGANRVVVFDASWNPCHDAQAVCRVYRYGQRKPCHIYRLVCDFTLEKKIYDRQISKQGMSDRVVDDLNPVLTFTRREVESLLHFVEEEPDLSQVQLLPHDSMEGVLMKALHFYPHLITKQPFPHESLLIDRRELKLSSAEKKAARKGYEEEKRASVPYTRPSYAHYYPASDQSLTNIPAFSQRNWCPPPRTEEKPVASVRPVQSTPVPMMPRQAQAAGSSPSDDSSGSNLGGFPVNCLQKAGVFVQRIVTTTDIVIPGTNSSTDVQARITAGESIHVIRGTKGTYIRTSDGRIFAIRAAKAKTAEESTTVPPKESQAPPKEVSTNGSNGCLSPDRMQQVPSKTVPRPLSPDSPEIISELQRYTGGTGAGANAGSGVQPEKAAENNLPSTKPVQTNGSSGSSGSSFASGNVSHHDASVTNVIQPNMDATAAAQDLRTGSKRKTSSPSIDELPVKQPSAGKHSSAPLASQGFPFTGGYGLPPLGLNPVMLSGSLGHPLLLGAGSPYFQPPHTQLGDPSYMYPDLYGFGGASPVPTSSSSTTTTATAVSSSSSSSSSSSASVKGTSSVPGALPPFMLSPSMAGMAGMLSPGFSLSYSQSLASLYTGSMHPGGLPGTAATPGPAGASFLSQYPPTAASSSSSSSPSSFSPSARSEGHRGTVLVNGGNVSSASSSDDDDDVIEVRGQ from the exons ACCAGTCCCACAGTGCCCCCTTCAGCACTGAGAATGAGGCTCAGGGAGGCGACTCAGCTGCGTGGCAGTGCACCCCTCCCCCATCTACCTCACCTTCGGGAGAGACACCGGCCCACCCTCCTGCCTCCCAGCTGTCCAGACCCCAATCCAGGCCGGTTAGCCAAagcccctcccctccctctgtcctgaCAGGAGCCAAAAAGAGGGGCTCCAAACCGACACACATGAGACGTAACATCAG GAAGTTGCTAAGGGATCATCAGTTGGAGGCAGTGACCAAAGCCGCCCAGCAGGATGAGTTGGAGAGGAGGCGACGTTTGGAGCATCAGAGACAACAGGAGTTCCCGGTACCACTGCTGCCTGAATACACAACTG GTGATGTGACAAAACATGTGTCGGTATCGTCGGCATCAGCAGCATCACAGCAAGAAGTGAAGtcagtcagacaggaagtgatctGCCTGGACTCCAGCAGCACTGGCATCAGCGAGGATGACAGCAAAACTAACATACCCACCTCCATTACCACAGAGCACACACGGAAAACAG ATGTCATCGAACTGAGCTCAGGCGAGGACGACGCCGTCGTCCAGGTCAGTAACGAGTCCACCAGTGTGGAAGAGCGTGAACCCAGTGGCTCGCATGCCAATGACGCCCTTAATCAGCCAGACACCCATGGAAGGGTGCTGGTCAACTTGAACCATCCAACCACAGAGAATGATGTTTTCCTGTCACCTCAGCTGGCACGAGCGGTCAAACCTCACCAG ATCGGTGGAATCCGTTTCCTGTACGACAACCTGGTGGAGTCGGTGGAGAGGTTTAACAGTAGCACAGGATTTGGCTGTATCCTCGCTCACAGCATGGGCCTGGGCAAAACGCTGCAGGTCATCTCCTTCATCGATGTCCTGTTCAGACACACCCAGGCTCACACAGTGCTCGCCATCGTACCT GTGAACACGTTGCAGAACTGGCTGTCCGAGTTTAACATGTGGGTCCCACCCCCAGAAGCGTTACCTCCAGATACCGATCCAGGACTGGTGACACCTCGCACCTTTAAGGTTCACATCCTCAACGACGAACACAA AAACACGACGACCAGAGCCACGGTGGTGGAGAACTGGGCACGGGACGGAGGGGTGCTGCTGATGGGCTACGAGATGTACCGCCTCCTGTCGCTAAAGAAGAGCTTTGTGGctgggaggaagaagaagagcaagaaaGCAGCGGGACCTGTTGTCATCGACCTGGACgaggaggacagacagcaggaaCTGCTCAAAG GTATTGAGAAAGCTTTGGCCCGGCCTGGCCCAGATGTGGTGATTTGTGACGAAGGCCATCGTATCAAGAACTGCCATGCCAGCACATCACAGGCTCTGAAGAACATCCGAACCCGACGCCGTGTGGTCCTAACCGGCTATCCGCTCCAGAATAACCTGATTGAGTACTGGTGCATGGTCGACTTTGTCCGACCTGACTTCTTAG GTACTCGGCAGGAGTTCAGTAACATGTTTGAGCGTCCCATTCTGAACGGGCAGTGTGTGGACAGCACACCTCAGGATGTCCAGCTGATGAGGTACAGGAGCCACGTCCTGCACAGCCTCCTGGAGGGCTTCGTACAGAG ACGTGGTCATGATGTCTTGAAGGACCAGCTGCCCTCTAAAGAAGAGCATGTGATCCTGGTGCGTCTGTCTCCCCTGCAACGGGCGCTCTACACAGAGTTCATGAATCGCTTCAGAGAGGCAGGAAACACCGGCTGGCTCAGCCTCAACCCTCTGAAGgctttctgtgtctgctgcaag ATCTGGAACCATCCGGACGTACTGTACGAGGCCTTACAGAAGGAGAACTTGGCAAGTGACCAAGACTTGGATCTTGATGACATCACTTCCACAGGTCCGGCTCGTTGTCCAACCGCACCTAACCAAAAGGCAAAGCCCCTGGAGAATCATAACCCCATTGGTGGACTGAGCCTcaatcagctgcaggagaaagcCAATCAGGTCGTCACTTATGAATGG GCAAAGGACATCATGTGTGACTATAAGCCCGGCATCTTGGAGAACTCTGCAAAAATGGTGCTGCTGTTCCACCTGATAGAGGAGAGCGTCAGAAAGGGAGACAAGCTCCTTGTCTTCAG TCAGAGTTTGTCCACACTGACAGTGATCGAGGACTTTCTGGTTAAGAGACCAGTACCTCCGTCGCCCAACACGTCTGGCAGAGACAGACCTAACCAGAACTGGGTGCGGAACCTCAACTACTACA GACTGGATGGAAGCACAACagcctcagagagagagagactgataaACCAGTTTAACGATCCGTCCAACACCTCAGCATTGGTCTTCCTGCTGTCAACCAG GGCTGGTTGTCTGGGCGTAAACCTGATTGGGGCGAACCGCGTGGTGGTGTTTGACGCCTCATGGAACCCGTGCCATGATGCCCAGGCCGTGTGCCGCGTCTACCGCTATGGTCAGAGGAAGCCGTGTCATATCTACCGGCTTGTGTGTGACTTCACTCTGGAGAAGAAGATCTACGACCGACAGATCTCCAAACAGGGCATGTCAG ACCGGGTGGTGGATGATCTGAACCCTGTGCTGACCTTCACCAGGAGGGAAGTGGAGTCTCTTCTTCACTTCGTGGAGGAAGAGCCAGACCTGTCCCAAGTCCAGCTGCTGCCCCATGACAGCATGGAGGGCGTCCTTATGAAGGCCCTGCACTTCTATCCTCACCTGATTACTAAG CAACCATTCCCCCACGAGTCTCTGCTGATAGACCGCAGGgagctgaagctgagcagcGCTGAGAAGAAAGCAGCGAGGAAGGGAtatgaagaggagaagagggctTCTGTACCATACACACGACCTTCTTACGCTCACTATTATCCTGCCAGCGACCAGAGTCTCACCAACATCCCCGCTTTCAGTCAGAGAAACTG GTGTCCACCGCCACGTACCGAAGAGAAGCCCGTGGCCAGTGTCCGGCCAGTGCAGTCAACTCCAGTTCCTATGATGCCCCGACAGGCGCAGGCTGCAGGCTCTTCCCCAAGCGACGATTCATCAGGATCCAACCTCGGGGGGTTCCCTGTCAACTGCCTGCAAAAAGCTGGGGTGTTTGTGCAAAGGATCGTCACCACTACTG ACATAGTTATTCCAGGAACTAACAGCTCAACAGATGTCCAGGCCAGGATCACTGCAGGAGAGAGCATCCACGTCATCAGGGGCACCAAAG GGACTTACATCAGGACGTCTGATGGCCGAATCTTTGCCATCAGAGCAGCTAAGGCCAAGACTGCAGAGGAGAGTACTACAGTGCCACCCAAAG AGTCCCAGGCCCCACCAAAGGAAGTGTCAACCAATGGCAGTAACGGTTGCCTGTCACCTGACAGGATGCAGCAGGTACCCTCCAAGACAGTGCCACGCCCTCTATCACCTGACAGCCCAGAGATCATTAGCGAGTTGCAGCGTTACACAGGTGGCACAGGAGCCGGCGCCAATGCAGGCTCCGGAGTTCAGCCGGAGAAGGCAGCAGAGAACAACTTGCCTTCCACCAAACCAGTTCAGACCAATGGCAGCAGTGGGAGCAGTGGGAGCAGTTTTGCTAGTGGAAATGTGAGCCACCATGATGCCTCTGTGACTAACGTAATCCAACCTAACATGGACGCCACTGCCGCTGCCCAGGACCTGAGAACAGGCTCCAAGCGCAAAACCTCCAGCCCGTCCATAGATGAGCTGCCCGTTAAGCAGCCCTCTGCAGGCAaacactcctcagctcctctggCCTCACAAGGCTTCCCCTTCACCGGGGGCTACGGCCTTCCTCCTCTGGGCCTCAACCCCGTCATGTTGAGTGGGTCACTGGGGCACCCACTCTTATTGGGGGCAGGCTCGCCTTACTTCCAGCCCCCCCACACTCAACTTGGGGATCCCAGTTACATGTACCCAGATCTGTATGGCTTTGGCGGAGCCAGCCCGGTccctacctcctcctcttctacaACAACCACTGCTACCGCCgtctcatcttcatcatcatcatcatcatcatcttctgcATCAGTCAAGGGTACCAGTTCAGTTCCAGGAGCCCTGCCTCCCTTCATGCTGAGCCCCAGCATGGCAGGCATGGCTGGAATGCTCTCGCcgggcttctctctctcttacagtCAGTCTCTGGCTAGCCTTTACACAGGGTCGATGCACCCAGGTGGCCTGCCAGGTACAGCTGCTACTCCTGGTCCAGCCGGAGCCAGCTTCCTCTCCCAGTACCCTCCCACTGCTGCCTCCAGTTCGTCCTCGtcgtctccttcctccttctctccctcagcACGGTCTGAGGGCCACCGGGGCACAGTGCTGGTGAACGGCGGTAATGTTAGCAGTGCCAGCAGCTcggatgacgacgatgatgtcATTGAGGTGAGGGGACAGTGA
- the LOC104918354 gene encoding helicase ARIP4 isoform X4, protein MDQSHSAPFSTENEAQGGDSAAWQCTPPPSTSPSGETPAHPPASQLSRPQSRPVSQSPSPPSVLTGAKKRGSKPTHMRRNIRKLLRDHQLEAVTKAAQQDELERRRRLEHQRQQEFPVPLLPEYTTGDVTKHVSVSSASAASQQEVKSVRQEVICLDSSSTGISEDDSKTNIPTSITTEHTRKTDVIELSSGEDDAVVQVSNESTSVEEREPSGSHANDALNQPDTHGRVLVNLNHPTTENDVFLSPQLARAVKPHQIGGIRFLYDNLVESVERFNSSTGFGCILAHSMGLGKTLQVISFIDVLFRHTQAHTVLAIVPVNTLQNWLSEFNMWVPPPEALPPDTDPGLVTPRTFKVHILNDEHKNTTTRATVVENWARDGGVLLMGYEMYRLLSLKKSFVAGRKKKSKKAAGPVVIDLDEEDRQQELLKGIEKALARPGPDVVICDEGHRIKNCHASTSQALKNIRTRRRVVLTGYPLQNNLIEYWCMVDFVRPDFLGTRQEFSNMFERPILNGQCVDSTPQDVQLMRYRSHVLHSLLEGFVQRRGHDVLKDQLPSKEEHVILVRLSPLQRALYTEFMNRFREAGNTGWLSLNPLKAFCVCCKIWNHPDVLYEALQKENLASDQDLDLDDITSTGPARCPTAPNQKAKPLENHNPIGGLSLNQLQEKANQVVTYEWAKDIMCDYKPGILENSAKMVLLFHLIEESVRKGDKLLVFSQSLSTLTVIEDFLVKRPVPPSPNTSGRDRPNQNWVRNLNYYRLDGSTTASERERLINQFNDPSNTSALVFLLSTRAGCLGVNLIGANRVVVFDASWNPCHDAQAVCRVYRYGQRKPCHIYRLVCDFTLEKKIYDRQISKQGMSDRVVDDLNPVLTFTRREVESLLHFVEEEPDLSQVQLLPHDSMEGVLMKALHFYPHLITKQPFPHESLLIDRRELKLSSAEKKAARKGYEEEKRASVPYTRPSYAHYYPASDQSLTNIPAFSQRNWCPPPRTEEKPVASVRPVQSTPVPMMPRQAQAAGSSPSDDSSGSNLGGFPVNCLQKAGVFVQRIVTTTDIVIPGTNSSTDVQARITAGESIHVIRGTKGTYIRTSDGRIFAIRAAKAKTAEESTTVPPKESQAPPKEVSTNGSNGCLSPDRMQQVPSKTVPRPLSPDSPEIISELQRYTGGTGAGANAGSGVQPEKAAENNLPSTKPVQTNGSSGSSGSSFASGNVSHHDASVTNVIQPNMDATAAAQDLRTGSKRKTSSPSIDELPVKQPSAGKHSSAPLASQGFPFTGGYGLPPLGLNPVMLSGSLGHPLLLGAGSPYFQPPHTQLGDPSYMYPDLYGFGGASPVPTSSSSTTTTATAVSSSSSSSSSSSASVKGTSSVPGALPPFMLSPSMAGMAGMLSPGFSLSYSQSLASLYTGSMHPGGLPGTAATPGPAGASFLSQYPPTAASSSSSSSPSSFSPSARSEGHRGTVLVNGGNVSSASSSDDDDDVIEVRGQ, encoded by the exons ACCAGTCCCACAGTGCCCCCTTCAGCACTGAGAATGAGGCTCAGGGAGGCGACTCAGCTGCGTGGCAGTGCACCCCTCCCCCATCTACCTCACCTTCGGGAGAGACACCGGCCCACCCTCCTGCCTCCCAGCTGTCCAGACCCCAATCCAGGCCGGTTAGCCAAagcccctcccctccctctgtcctgaCAGGAGCCAAAAAGAGGGGCTCCAAACCGACACACATGAGACGTAACATCAG GAAGTTGCTAAGGGATCATCAGTTGGAGGCAGTGACCAAAGCCGCCCAGCAGGATGAGTTGGAGAGGAGGCGACGTTTGGAGCATCAGAGACAACAGGAGTTCCCGGTACCACTGCTGCCTGAATACACAACTG GTGATGTGACAAAACATGTGTCGGTATCGTCGGCATCAGCAGCATCACAGCAAGAAGTGAAGtcagtcagacaggaagtgatctGCCTGGACTCCAGCAGCACTGGCATCAGCGAGGATGACAGCAAAACTAACATACCCACCTCCATTACCACAGAGCACACACGGAAAACAG ATGTCATCGAACTGAGCTCAGGCGAGGACGACGCCGTCGTCCAGGTCAGTAACGAGTCCACCAGTGTGGAAGAGCGTGAACCCAGTGGCTCGCATGCCAATGACGCCCTTAATCAGCCAGACACCCATGGAAGGGTGCTGGTCAACTTGAACCATCCAACCACAGAGAATGATGTTTTCCTGTCACCTCAGCTGGCACGAGCGGTCAAACCTCACCAG ATCGGTGGAATCCGTTTCCTGTACGACAACCTGGTGGAGTCGGTGGAGAGGTTTAACAGTAGCACAGGATTTGGCTGTATCCTCGCTCACAGCATGGGCCTGGGCAAAACGCTGCAGGTCATCTCCTTCATCGATGTCCTGTTCAGACACACCCAGGCTCACACAGTGCTCGCCATCGTACCT GTGAACACGTTGCAGAACTGGCTGTCCGAGTTTAACATGTGGGTCCCACCCCCAGAAGCGTTACCTCCAGATACCGATCCAGGACTGGTGACACCTCGCACCTTTAAGGTTCACATCCTCAACGACGAACACAA AAACACGACGACCAGAGCCACGGTGGTGGAGAACTGGGCACGGGACGGAGGGGTGCTGCTGATGGGCTACGAGATGTACCGCCTCCTGTCGCTAAAGAAGAGCTTTGTGGctgggaggaagaagaagagcaagaaaGCAGCGGGACCTGTTGTCATCGACCTGGACgaggaggacagacagcaggaaCTGCTCAAAG GTATTGAGAAAGCTTTGGCCCGGCCTGGCCCAGATGTGGTGATTTGTGACGAAGGCCATCGTATCAAGAACTGCCATGCCAGCACATCACAGGCTCTGAAGAACATCCGAACCCGACGCCGTGTGGTCCTAACCGGCTATCCGCTCCAGAATAACCTGATTGAGTACTGGTGCATGGTCGACTTTGTCCGACCTGACTTCTTAG GTACTCGGCAGGAGTTCAGTAACATGTTTGAGCGTCCCATTCTGAACGGGCAGTGTGTGGACAGCACACCTCAGGATGTCCAGCTGATGAGGTACAGGAGCCACGTCCTGCACAGCCTCCTGGAGGGCTTCGTACAGAG ACGTGGTCATGATGTCTTGAAGGACCAGCTGCCCTCTAAAGAAGAGCATGTGATCCTGGTGCGTCTGTCTCCCCTGCAACGGGCGCTCTACACAGAGTTCATGAATCGCTTCAGAGAGGCAGGAAACACCGGCTGGCTCAGCCTCAACCCTCTGAAGgctttctgtgtctgctgcaag ATCTGGAACCATCCGGACGTACTGTACGAGGCCTTACAGAAGGAGAACTTGGCAAGTGACCAAGACTTGGATCTTGATGACATCACTTCCACAGGTCCGGCTCGTTGTCCAACCGCACCTAACCAAAAGGCAAAGCCCCTGGAGAATCATAACCCCATTGGTGGACTGAGCCTcaatcagctgcaggagaaagcCAATCAGGTCGTCACTTATGAATGG GCAAAGGACATCATGTGTGACTATAAGCCCGGCATCTTGGAGAACTCTGCAAAAATGGTGCTGCTGTTCCACCTGATAGAGGAGAGCGTCAGAAAGGGAGACAAGCTCCTTGTCTTCAG TCAGAGTTTGTCCACACTGACAGTGATCGAGGACTTTCTGGTTAAGAGACCAGTACCTCCGTCGCCCAACACGTCTGGCAGAGACAGACCTAACCAGAACTGGGTGCGGAACCTCAACTACTACA GACTGGATGGAAGCACAACagcctcagagagagagagactgataaACCAGTTTAACGATCCGTCCAACACCTCAGCATTGGTCTTCCTGCTGTCAACCAG GGCTGGTTGTCTGGGCGTAAACCTGATTGGGGCGAACCGCGTGGTGGTGTTTGACGCCTCATGGAACCCGTGCCATGATGCCCAGGCCGTGTGCCGCGTCTACCGCTATGGTCAGAGGAAGCCGTGTCATATCTACCGGCTTGTGTGTGACTTCACTCTGGAGAAGAAGATCTACGACCGACAGATCTCCAAACAGGGCATGTCAG ACCGGGTGGTGGATGATCTGAACCCTGTGCTGACCTTCACCAGGAGGGAAGTGGAGTCTCTTCTTCACTTCGTGGAGGAAGAGCCAGACCTGTCCCAAGTCCAGCTGCTGCCCCATGACAGCATGGAGGGCGTCCTTATGAAGGCCCTGCACTTCTATCCTCACCTGATTACTAAG CAACCATTCCCCCACGAGTCTCTGCTGATAGACCGCAGGgagctgaagctgagcagcGCTGAGAAGAAAGCAGCGAGGAAGGGAtatgaagaggagaagagggctTCTGTACCATACACACGACCTTCTTACGCTCACTATTATCCTGCCAGCGACCAGAGTCTCACCAACATCCCCGCTTTCAGTCAGAGAAACTG GTGTCCACCGCCACGTACCGAAGAGAAGCCCGTGGCCAGTGTCCGGCCAGTGCAGTCAACTCCAGTTCCTATGATGCCCCGACAGGCGCAGGCTGCAGGCTCTTCCCCAAGCGACGATTCATCAGGATCCAACCTCGGGGGGTTCCCTGTCAACTGCCTGCAAAAAGCTGGGGTGTTTGTGCAAAGGATCGTCACCACTACTG ACATAGTTATTCCAGGAACTAACAGCTCAACAGATGTCCAGGCCAGGATCACTGCAGGAGAGAGCATCCACGTCATCAGGGGCACCAAAG GGACTTACATCAGGACGTCTGATGGCCGAATCTTTGCCATCAGAGCAGCTAAGGCCAAGACTGCAGAGGAGAGTACTACAGTGCCACCCAAAG AGTCCCAGGCCCCACCAAAGGAAGTGTCAACCAATGGCAGTAACGGTTGCCTGTCACCTGACAGGATGCAGCAGGTACCCTCCAAGACAGTGCCACGCCCTCTATCACCTGACAGCCCAGAGATCATTAGCGAGTTGCAGCGTTACACAGGTGGCACAGGAGCCGGCGCCAATGCAGGCTCCGGAGTTCAGCCGGAGAAGGCAGCAGAGAACAACTTGCCTTCCACCAAACCAGTTCAGACCAATGGCAGCAGTGGGAGCAGTGGGAGCAGTTTTGCTAGTGGAAATGTGAGCCACCATGATGCCTCTGTGACTAACGTAATCCAACCTAACATGGACGCCACTGCCGCTGCCCAGGACCTGAGAACAGGCTCCAAGCGCAAAACCTCCAGCCCGTCCATAGATGAGCTGCCCGTTAAGCAGCCCTCTGCAGGCAaacactcctcagctcctctggCCTCACAAGGCTTCCCCTTCACCGGGGGCTACGGCCTTCCTCCTCTGGGCCTCAACCCCGTCATGTTGAGTGGGTCACTGGGGCACCCACTCTTATTGGGGGCAGGCTCGCCTTACTTCCAGCCCCCCCACACTCAACTTGGGGATCCCAGTTACATGTACCCAGATCTGTATGGCTTTGGCGGAGCCAGCCCGGTccctacctcctcctcttctacaACAACCACTGCTACCGCCgtctcatcttcatcatcatcatcatcatcatcttctgcATCAGTCAAGGGTACCAGTTCAGTTCCAGGAGCCCTGCCTCCCTTCATGCTGAGCCCCAGCATGGCAGGCATGGCTGGAATGCTCTCGCcgggcttctctctctcttacagtCAGTCTCTGGCTAGCCTTTACACAGGGTCGATGCACCCAGGTGGCCTGCCAGGTACAGCTGCTACTCCTGGTCCAGCCGGAGCCAGCTTCCTCTCCCAGTACCCTCCCACTGCTGCCTCCAGTTCGTCCTCGtcgtctccttcctccttctctccctcagcACGGTCTGAGGGCCACCGGGGCACAGTGCTGGTGAACGGCGGTAATGTTAGCAGTGCCAGCAGCTcggatgacgacgatgatgtcATTGAGGTGAGGGGACAGTGA